Proteins co-encoded in one Pongo pygmaeus isolate AG05252 chromosome 23, NHGRI_mPonPyg2-v2.0_pri, whole genome shotgun sequence genomic window:
- the CLDN5 gene encoding claudin-5: MGSAALEILGLVLCLVGWGGLILACGLPMWQVTAFLDHNIVTAQTTWKGLWMSCVVQSTGHMQCKVYDSVLALSTEVQAARALTVSAVLLAFVALFVTLAGAQCTTCVAPGPAKARVALTGGVLYLLCGLLALVPLCWFANIVVREFYDPSVPVSQKYELGAALYIGWAATALLLVGGCLLCCGAWVCTGRPDLSFPVKYSAPRRPTATGDYDKKNYV, translated from the coding sequence ATGGGGTCCGCAGCGCTGGAGATCCTGGGCCTGGTGCTGTGCCTGGTGGGCTGGGGGGGTCTGATCCTGGCGTGCGGGCTGCCCATGTGGCAGGTGACCGCCTTCCTGGACCACAATATCGTGACGGCGCAGACCACCTGGAAGGGGCTGTGGATGTCGTGCGTGGTGCAGAGCACGGGGCACATGCAGTGCAAGGTGTACGACTCGGTGCTGGCTCTGAGCACCGAGGTGCAGGCGGCGCGGGCGCTCACTGTGAGCGCCGTGTTGCTGGCGTTCGTTGCGCTCTTCGTGACCCTGGCGGGCGCGCAGTGCACCACCTGCGTAGCCCCGGGCCCGGCCAAGGCGCGCGTGGCCCTCACGGGAGGCGTGCTCTACCTGCTTTGCGGGCTGCTGGCGCTCGTGCCACTCTGCTGGTTCGCCAACATTGTCGTCCGCGAGTTCTACGACCCGTCTGTGCCCGTGTCGCAGAAGTACGAGCTGGGCGCAGCGCTGTACATCGGCTGGGCGGCCACCGCGCTGCTCCTGGTAGGCGGCTGCCTCTTGTGCTGCGGTGCCTGGGTCTGCACCGGCCGTCCCGACCTCAGCTTCCCCGTGAAGTACTCAGCGCCGCGGCGGCCCACGGCCACCGGCGACTACGACAAGAAGAATTACGTCTGA